One genomic window of Streptomyces spiramyceticus includes the following:
- a CDS encoding GAF domain-containing protein, whose translation MTDAWVALEAGADPVERLGELRRAHEVFTSAGRLERPVRSVVGESWRRSARARVSPESTARIELTDADLGSYRHEHPLARVMPLFRELMGTFASDGEHLLAVCDAQCRLLWVEGHPGTRRRAGRLNFVPGARWSESAMGTNAPGTAVALDRPVQVFAAEHFSRPVQPWTCAAAPVHDPRTGRLLGAVDITGGDGLAHPHSLAFVQAVARAAESQLALLSPPPRSSPVQLCALGRDEALLVVDGRKLRLSRRHSEILVLLARHPEGLTGDELLIALYEDESVTPVTLRAELSRLRRLLGPALLLSRPYRLATPVDTDFDTVARRLASGATTAAMSGYVGPLLPVSQAPEVVRLRRRLADQLRAAVIARADPGLLGDWAYSPWGEDDLAVWQTLASVLPEDQRPAALTRVQELDTWQRDRAQGR comes from the coding sequence GTGACCGATGCATGGGTGGCTCTGGAGGCCGGGGCGGACCCGGTTGAGCGGCTTGGTGAACTGCGCAGGGCGCATGAGGTGTTCACCAGCGCGGGGCGGCTTGAGCGGCCCGTACGGTCCGTGGTCGGGGAGTCGTGGCGGCGGTCCGCGCGGGCACGTGTCAGCCCCGAGTCCACCGCCCGTATCGAGCTGACCGACGCGGACCTCGGCTCGTACAGGCACGAACATCCGCTGGCCAGGGTGATGCCGCTGTTCCGGGAGCTGATGGGCACCTTCGCGAGCGACGGCGAGCATCTGCTCGCGGTGTGCGACGCGCAGTGCCGCCTCTTGTGGGTCGAGGGGCACCCCGGAACCCGGCGCCGTGCCGGGCGGCTGAACTTCGTTCCCGGTGCCCGCTGGTCCGAGTCCGCGATGGGAACGAACGCACCCGGTACGGCCGTTGCCCTCGACCGGCCCGTGCAGGTCTTCGCCGCCGAACACTTCAGCAGGCCCGTACAGCCCTGGACCTGTGCCGCGGCCCCCGTCCACGATCCGCGCACCGGACGTCTCCTCGGAGCCGTCGACATCACCGGTGGGGACGGGCTCGCGCATCCGCACAGCCTGGCGTTCGTCCAGGCAGTCGCCCGTGCGGCCGAGTCACAGCTCGCACTCCTCTCGCCGCCCCCGCGCTCCTCCCCCGTGCAGCTCTGCGCGCTGGGCAGGGACGAGGCCCTGCTCGTGGTCGACGGCCGCAAATTGCGTCTCAGCCGCCGCCACAGCGAGATCCTGGTGCTGCTCGCCCGTCACCCCGAAGGCCTCACCGGCGACGAGCTGCTCATCGCCCTGTACGAAGACGAGTCGGTCACCCCCGTCACCCTGCGCGCAGAGCTGTCCCGGCTGCGCCGCCTGCTCGGCCCGGCGCTGCTCCTCTCCCGGCCGTACCGGCTCGCCACTCCTGTCGACACGGACTTCGACACCGTCGCACGACGCCTCGCGTCCGGCGCCACGACGGCGGCCATGAGCGGGTACGTGGGCCCACTGCTGCCCGTCTCGCAGGCCCCCGAGGTCGTACGTCTGCGCAGGCGTCTGGCGGACCAGCTGCGGGCCGCAGTGATCGCCCGCGCGGATCCGGGGCTGCTCGGTGACTGGGCGTACAGCCCCTGGGGAGAGGACGATCTGGCGGTCTGGCAGACGCTCGCCTCCGTACTTCCCGAGGATCAGCGGCCGGCCGCGCTCACTCGTGTACAGGAACTCGACACCTGGCAGCGTGACCGGGCACAGGGCCGGTGA
- a CDS encoding PaaX family transcriptional regulator C-terminal domain-containing protein → MSDSPTRPSSLINTVYGAFLRRLGGWISIADLITLMSELDVDSQAVRSAMSRLKKKGILEPERRGATGYRLSPAVYPVFDEGDRRIFGSLEPADLTDGWAMAVFSVPESERSYRYQLRTRLTWLGFGNMAPGVWLAPGRLLDDARSMLVRLGLSDYVHLFAAEYAAFSDLRSTVSTWWDFPAIQAQYAEFTDAYGPVAERLSRQGDLDTTEAFRHYVPMLTQWRRLPYLDPGLPTELLPGDWNAVAARQVFQELHHVLAEPSLRHVQNVTGLEVPEP, encoded by the coding sequence ATGTCGGACAGCCCCACCCGGCCCAGCTCATTGATCAATACAGTCTATGGAGCGTTCCTGCGCCGCCTAGGCGGATGGATCTCCATCGCCGACTTGATCACCCTGATGTCCGAACTGGACGTGGACAGCCAGGCGGTGCGTTCCGCGATGTCACGGCTGAAGAAGAAGGGGATTCTGGAGCCCGAGCGACGGGGCGCCACCGGCTACCGGCTCAGCCCGGCCGTCTACCCCGTATTCGACGAGGGCGACCGGCGCATCTTCGGAAGCCTGGAGCCCGCGGACCTGACCGACGGCTGGGCGATGGCCGTCTTCTCCGTGCCGGAGTCCGAGCGCTCCTACCGCTACCAGCTGCGCACCCGGCTCACCTGGCTCGGTTTCGGGAACATGGCCCCCGGCGTCTGGCTGGCGCCCGGCCGGCTGCTCGACGACGCCCGCAGCATGCTCGTCCGCCTCGGACTCAGCGACTACGTGCACCTGTTCGCCGCGGAGTACGCCGCGTTCAGCGACCTGCGCTCCACTGTCAGCACCTGGTGGGACTTCCCGGCGATCCAGGCGCAATACGCCGAGTTCACCGACGCGTACGGTCCGGTCGCCGAGCGGCTGTCGCGGCAGGGCGACCTCGACACCACGGAGGCATTCCGCCATTACGTGCCGATGCTGACGCAGTGGCGCCGCCTTCCGTATCTCGACCCCGGTCTGCCCACCGAACTACTGCCGGGGGACTGGAACGCGGTTGCCGCGCGCCAGGTGTTCCAGGAGCTGCATCACGTACTCGCCGAACCGAGCCTGCGACACGTACAGAACGTGACTGGCCTAGAGGTCCCCGAACCGTAG
- a CDS encoding APC family permease, producing the protein MSTETGRGADPAPPEKTQTEHDDDALGELGYRPELVRTLGNFHTFAAGVSYISILTGTFQLFYFGVSLGGPAYWWSWPMVFTGQLMVALCFCELAARYPVAGSVYNWAKSMGGPHIGWLGGWMMMTATMVTLSAVALAYQITLPQIDDWFQFVGDGTGRSDAAANAVLLGTVLILFSTVVNAFGVKLMARINSAGVFIELIAAVALIIFLAAHITRGPTTAVTETYGLGSGQSLGYFGAFLTASLASAYVMYGFDTASSLGEESHNPGRNAPRAILRALVASFLIGGFILLFALMAVPDLAAEELGTGGLQYVVLETLGSTIGEIFLWSVVIAITVCVLAVQAAGIRLMFAMARDNNLPAGSALARVSPRFHTPVVPAVLIGVVAVVILVININQPQIFSVITSIAIIMIYVAYLMVTVPLLIKRLRGDWKPIEGNFSLGRFGLPVNILAVLWGAAMSINLAWPRAEVYNATGDQHWYLRWGAFLFIGIVALGGFAYYWFVQRHKTGVLAEHRFEAVEPVPTPPSAAP; encoded by the coding sequence GTGAGTACGGAAACGGGCAGGGGCGCGGATCCCGCACCCCCCGAGAAGACCCAGACCGAACACGACGACGACGCGCTGGGCGAGCTCGGATACCGCCCTGAACTGGTGCGCACCCTCGGCAACTTCCACACCTTTGCCGCAGGCGTCAGCTACATCTCGATCCTGACCGGTACCTTCCAGCTCTTCTACTTCGGCGTATCGCTCGGCGGTCCCGCCTACTGGTGGTCCTGGCCGATGGTCTTCACCGGTCAGCTGATGGTGGCCCTGTGCTTCTGCGAGCTGGCCGCCCGCTACCCCGTCGCCGGCTCGGTCTACAACTGGGCCAAGAGCATGGGCGGCCCGCACATCGGCTGGCTCGGCGGCTGGATGATGATGACGGCCACCATGGTCACGCTGTCGGCCGTGGCGCTCGCCTACCAGATCACGCTGCCGCAGATCGACGACTGGTTCCAGTTCGTCGGCGACGGCACCGGCAGGTCCGACGCGGCGGCCAATGCCGTACTCCTCGGCACGGTACTCATCCTCTTCTCGACCGTCGTCAACGCCTTCGGCGTCAAGCTCATGGCACGGATCAACTCCGCCGGTGTGTTCATCGAGCTGATCGCCGCCGTCGCCCTGATCATCTTCCTCGCCGCGCACATCACCCGCGGCCCCACCACCGCGGTGACCGAGACGTACGGGCTCGGCAGCGGCCAGAGCCTCGGCTATTTCGGCGCCTTCCTGACCGCGTCGCTGGCCTCCGCGTACGTCATGTACGGCTTCGACACGGCGTCCTCGCTGGGCGAGGAGTCGCACAACCCGGGCCGCAACGCGCCCCGCGCCATCCTGCGGGCGCTTGTCGCGTCGTTCCTCATCGGCGGATTCATCCTGCTCTTCGCCCTCATGGCCGTACCCGATCTGGCGGCGGAGGAGCTGGGCACGGGCGGTCTGCAGTACGTGGTGCTCGAAACGCTCGGCTCGACGATCGGCGAGATCTTCCTGTGGAGCGTGGTCATCGCGATCACCGTCTGCGTACTGGCCGTACAGGCCGCCGGCATCCGGCTGATGTTCGCCATGGCGCGCGACAACAACCTGCCCGCGGGCTCGGCGCTCGCCCGGGTCAGCCCCCGCTTCCACACGCCCGTCGTACCGGCCGTCCTGATCGGTGTGGTGGCCGTCGTCATCCTGGTGATCAACATCAACCAGCCGCAGATCTTCTCTGTGATCACGAGCATCGCGATCATCATGATCTACGTGGCCTATCTGATGGTCACCGTCCCCCTGCTGATCAAGCGGTTGCGCGGCGACTGGAAGCCCATCGAAGGCAACTTCTCGCTCGGCAGGTTCGGGCTGCCCGTCAACATCCTCGCCGTGCTGTGGGGCGCCGCCATGTCGATCAACCTCGCCTGGCCGCGCGCCGAGGTCTACAACGCGACGGGCGACCAGCACTGGTATCTGCGCTGGGGCGCGTTCCTCTTCATCGGCATCGTCGCGCTGGGCGGCTTCGCCTACTACTGGTTCGTACAGCGGCACAAGACGGGAGTCCTGGCCGAGCACCGCTTCGAGGCCGTGGAACCGGTGCCGACGCCCCCGTCCGCCGCCCCCTGA
- a CDS encoding fumarylacetoacetate hydrolase family protein — protein MRLVTYTLDDTTDRLGARIEDHVLDLATLADRAGVQLPADLLSFIRAGSAAQDAARQLIDGDPAGWPAEAVHRIDDVSLRAPLRPGKIVGVGLNYVEHVEESSRSLDTDKELPTRPVLFSKPATAVTGHGQPILHNGDLTGRLDWECELAVVIGRTAFRVSEEDAFEYVFGYSIVNDISARDQRRSGQWFFSKGQDSYAPFGPCVVTADDVPDPMALDLSLRVNGVTKQKSNTRHMLFPIARLIADISSGVTLEPGDVIATGSPSGVGAGMVPPEFLVPGDTVEATVEGIGTLTNPVIDAR, from the coding sequence ATGCGACTGGTGACCTACACGCTCGACGACACGACCGACCGCCTCGGCGCCCGGATCGAGGATCACGTGCTCGACCTGGCCACCCTGGCCGACCGGGCCGGCGTACAACTTCCCGCGGACCTGCTCTCGTTCATCCGGGCCGGCAGCGCAGCTCAGGACGCTGCGCGGCAGCTGATCGACGGCGACCCCGCCGGATGGCCTGCCGAGGCCGTCCACCGGATCGATGACGTCTCCCTCCGCGCCCCCCTGCGCCCCGGCAAGATCGTCGGAGTCGGCCTCAACTACGTCGAGCATGTCGAGGAGTCCAGCCGCAGCCTGGACACGGACAAGGAACTGCCCACCCGTCCCGTCCTGTTCAGCAAGCCGGCAACGGCAGTCACCGGCCACGGGCAGCCGATCCTGCACAACGGGGACCTGACCGGCCGGCTGGACTGGGAGTGCGAACTTGCCGTCGTCATCGGACGCACCGCCTTCCGCGTGAGCGAGGAGGATGCCTTCGAGTACGTCTTCGGCTACAGCATCGTCAACGACATCAGCGCCCGTGACCAGCGACGCTCCGGCCAGTGGTTCTTCTCCAAGGGCCAGGATTCGTACGCCCCCTTCGGCCCGTGCGTCGTCACCGCGGACGATGTGCCCGACCCCATGGCCCTGGATCTCTCGCTGCGCGTCAACGGGGTGACCAAGCAGAAGTCCAACACCCGCCACATGCTCTTCCCCATTGCCCGCCTCATCGCCGACATCAGCTCCGGTGTGACCCTGGAGCCCGGCGACGTCATCGCCACCGGTTCTCCCTCGGGCGTCGGCGCCGGCATGGTCCCGCCGGAGTTCCTCGTCCCCGGCGACACGGTCGAAGCCACCGTCGAGGGCATCGGCACCCTCACCAACCCGGTGATCGACGCCCGCTGA
- a CDS encoding aldehyde dehydrogenase family protein: MTRYAAPGTEGAIVSYESRYDHWIGGEYVPPARGQYFENPSPVNGRPFTEIARGTAEDVERALDAAHAAAPGWGRTAAADRANILLKIADRMETHLEELAVAESWENGKPVRETLAADIPLAIDHFRYFAGALRAQEGSLSEVDDDTVAYHFHEPLGVVAQIIPWNFPILMATWKLAPALATGNAVVLKPAEQTPASVHYWMSLVADLLPPGVVNIVNGFGEEAGKPLASSPRVAKISFTGETTTGRLIMQYASENLKPVTLELGGKSPNIFFDDIWSVDDDLRDKALEGFTMFALNQGEVCTCPSRALIQRGNYGDFLEAATARTELITPGHPLDTDTMIGAQASNDQLQKILSYLDIGQQEGAKIRTGGQRLEYDGDMAGGYYVQPTIFEGDNRMRVFQEEIFGPVVAVTSFADFEDAIKTANDTLYGLGAGVWTRDINTAYRAGRSIQAGRVWTNCYHAYPAHAAFGGYKQSGIGRENHKMMLEHYQQTKNILVSYSPKKLGFF, translated from the coding sequence ATGACCCGTTACGCAGCGCCCGGCACCGAGGGTGCGATCGTCTCGTACGAGTCCCGCTACGACCACTGGATCGGCGGCGAGTACGTCCCGCCGGCCCGCGGCCAGTACTTCGAGAACCCGAGCCCCGTCAACGGCCGCCCGTTCACCGAGATCGCCCGTGGCACCGCGGAGGACGTGGAGCGCGCCCTGGACGCGGCGCACGCCGCCGCGCCGGGCTGGGGGCGTACGGCGGCGGCCGACCGCGCGAACATCCTGCTGAAGATCGCCGACCGGATGGAGACCCATCTGGAGGAGCTCGCGGTCGCCGAGTCCTGGGAGAACGGCAAGCCCGTACGGGAGACCCTGGCCGCCGACATCCCCCTCGCCATCGACCACTTCCGCTACTTCGCGGGTGCGCTCAGGGCGCAGGAGGGGTCGCTCAGCGAGGTCGACGACGACACCGTCGCGTACCACTTCCACGAGCCGCTCGGAGTCGTCGCCCAGATCATCCCCTGGAACTTCCCCATTCTCATGGCCACTTGGAAGCTGGCCCCGGCACTCGCCACCGGAAACGCAGTCGTCCTGAAGCCTGCCGAGCAGACCCCCGCCTCCGTCCACTACTGGATGAGCCTGGTCGCCGATCTGCTTCCGCCCGGTGTCGTCAACATCGTCAACGGCTTCGGCGAGGAGGCCGGGAAGCCCCTCGCGTCCAGTCCCCGCGTCGCGAAGATCTCCTTCACCGGTGAGACCACGACCGGGCGGCTGATCATGCAGTACGCCTCCGAGAACCTCAAGCCGGTGACACTGGAGCTGGGCGGCAAGAGCCCGAACATCTTCTTCGACGACATCTGGAGCGTCGACGACGACCTGCGCGACAAGGCGCTCGAAGGCTTCACGATGTTCGCGCTGAACCAGGGCGAGGTGTGCACCTGCCCGTCGCGTGCGCTGATCCAGCGCGGCAACTACGGCGATTTCCTGGAAGCGGCGACAGCCCGGACCGAACTGATCACGCCGGGCCACCCCCTGGACACCGACACGATGATCGGCGCTCAGGCCTCCAACGACCAGCTCCAGAAGATCCTTTCGTACCTGGACATCGGCCAGCAGGAGGGCGCCAAGATCCGGACGGGTGGTCAGAGGCTGGAGTACGACGGCGACATGGCAGGTGGCTACTACGTCCAGCCCACGATCTTCGAGGGCGACAACCGGATGCGGGTCTTCCAGGAGGAGATCTTCGGCCCGGTCGTCGCGGTCACCTCCTTCGCCGACTTCGAAGACGCGATCAAGACGGCGAACGACACGCTGTACGGGCTCGGTGCGGGCGTCTGGACGCGGGACATCAACACGGCGTACCGGGCGGGCCGTTCCATCCAGGCGGGCCGCGTCTGGACGAACTGCTACCACGCGTACCCGGCGCACGCGGCGTTCGGCGGCTACAAGCAGTCGGGCATCGGCCGCGAGAACCACAAGATGATGCTGGAGCACTATCAGCAGACGAAAAACATTCTGGTGTCCTACTCGCCGAAGAAGCTCGGCTTCTTCTAG
- a CDS encoding aldehyde dehydrogenase family protein, protein MPELFIGGKWTAALGGQVREIRCPADGTLVATVDEAGPKDAAAAIAAARDAFDSGPWPRTPAAERGRLLLRVADLLERDRPTLARAESLDTGKRLVESEYDMDDIAACFRYFGNLTASGGNDRIVDTGNPDVDSRVVHEPVGVCALITPWNYPLLQTAWKVAPALGAGNTFVLKPSELTPHTAIILMRLLTEAGLPDGVANLVLGAGPTAGAPLTADPRVDLVSFTGGLVTGRRIMAAAAPTVKKIALELGGKNPNIVFADADFEAAVDHAVMAVFLHSGQVCSAGARLLVQNELHDAFVDEVVARARAIRLGGPFDENARTGPLISAAHRDKIEAYVAAGLADGAVLRCGGKRPDDPALQGGFYYLPTVLDECTPGMSVVADESFGPVLTVEMFRDEEEAVALANDTAYGLTGAVWSGDAARAQRVASRVRAGTVWINDFHPYVPQAEWGGMKQSGFGRELGPAGLAEYQEAKHIWRNLSPKPQRWFE, encoded by the coding sequence ATGCCGGAGCTGTTCATCGGTGGCAAGTGGACCGCCGCCCTCGGCGGGCAGGTTCGTGAGATCCGCTGCCCCGCTGACGGCACCCTGGTGGCAACCGTCGACGAGGCCGGCCCCAAGGACGCCGCCGCTGCCATTGCCGCCGCCCGTGACGCCTTCGACAGCGGGCCCTGGCCACGCACTCCGGCCGCCGAGCGCGGCCGGCTGCTACTGCGCGTCGCCGACCTGCTGGAACGCGACAGGCCGACGCTCGCCCGGGCCGAATCCCTGGACACAGGGAAGCGGCTCGTCGAGAGCGAGTACGACATGGACGACATCGCGGCCTGCTTCCGCTACTTCGGCAACCTCACGGCGTCGGGCGGCAACGACCGGATCGTCGACACCGGCAATCCCGATGTGGACAGCAGAGTGGTCCATGAACCGGTCGGCGTATGCGCCCTGATCACTCCATGGAACTATCCGCTCCTGCAGACGGCCTGGAAGGTCGCTCCGGCGCTCGGCGCGGGCAACACCTTCGTCCTCAAGCCCAGCGAGCTGACCCCGCACACCGCCATCATCCTGATGCGCCTGCTGACCGAGGCAGGACTGCCCGACGGGGTCGCCAACCTCGTGCTGGGCGCCGGCCCGACAGCGGGTGCGCCGCTCACCGCGGACCCTCGGGTCGACCTTGTGTCGTTCACCGGCGGACTCGTCACAGGGCGCCGCATCATGGCAGCGGCCGCCCCCACCGTGAAAAAGATCGCCCTCGAACTGGGCGGCAAGAACCCCAACATCGTCTTCGCCGACGCCGATTTCGAGGCAGCGGTCGACCACGCCGTGATGGCGGTGTTCCTGCACTCCGGGCAGGTCTGCTCGGCCGGGGCACGGCTCCTGGTCCAGAACGAACTGCACGACGCGTTCGTCGACGAGGTGGTGGCCCGGGCCAGGGCGATCCGGCTCGGTGGCCCGTTCGACGAGAATGCCCGCACCGGGCCGCTGATCTCCGCGGCGCACCGCGACAAGATCGAGGCGTACGTGGCGGCCGGACTGGCCGACGGCGCCGTACTGCGCTGCGGCGGCAAGCGGCCCGACGACCCGGCCCTGCAGGGCGGCTTCTACTACCTGCCCACCGTGCTGGACGAGTGCACGCCGGGCATGTCCGTGGTGGCTGACGAGTCGTTCGGTCCAGTACTCACCGTCGAGATGTTCCGTGACGAGGAGGAGGCGGTCGCGCTCGCCAACGACACCGCCTATGGGCTGACCGGAGCCGTCTGGTCGGGTGATGCGGCCCGGGCGCAGCGGGTGGCTTCCCGGGTGCGCGCCGGCACCGTATGGATCAATGACTTCCATCCGTACGTTCCCCAGGCAGAGTGGGGCGGAATGAAGCAGTCCGGCTTCGGCCGTGAACTGGGCCCGGCCGGACTTGCCGAGTATCAGGAGGCCAAGCACATCTGGCGCAATCTCTCGCCGAAGCCGCAGAGGTGGTTCGAGTGA
- a CDS encoding Asp/Glu racemase, with protein sequence METEVPAILRARHTVAPERFTFHSSRMRMTHVTPEQLKAMDADSDRCAVELSDAHVDVLGYACLVAIMSMGLGYHRTSEERLHRRTVENEAPAPVVTSAGALVHGLHTLGAKKIALIAPYMRPLTRTVVEYLTHEGIEVLDYRALEIPNNLDVAAHDPAKLPGLARALEHADADAVVLSACVQMPSLGAVEEAEQLLGKPVVSAAVCTAHQMLRALDLPAVAPGAGHLLSGAYADAPLATPAASAG encoded by the coding sequence ATGGAGACCGAAGTTCCGGCCATCCTGCGTGCCCGGCACACCGTCGCGCCCGAACGCTTCACCTTCCACTCCAGCCGCATGCGCATGACCCACGTGACACCCGAACAGCTCAAGGCGATGGACGCCGACTCCGACCGCTGCGCCGTCGAGCTCTCCGATGCCCATGTCGACGTACTCGGCTACGCCTGCCTCGTCGCCATCATGAGCATGGGCCTGGGCTACCACCGCACATCCGAGGAGCGCCTCCACCGCCGTACCGTCGAGAACGAGGCACCCGCGCCGGTCGTCACCAGCGCCGGCGCCCTGGTCCACGGGCTCCACACCCTCGGCGCGAAGAAGATCGCCCTGATCGCCCCGTACATGCGGCCCCTCACCAGGACCGTCGTCGAATATCTCACCCACGAGGGGATCGAGGTGCTCGACTACCGGGCACTGGAGATCCCCAACAATCTCGACGTCGCCGCGCACGACCCCGCCAAACTGCCCGGACTCGCACGCGCCCTGGAGCACGCCGACGCCGACGCGGTCGTGCTCTCCGCCTGCGTGCAGATGCCGTCCCTGGGCGCCGTCGAGGAAGCCGAGCAACTCCTGGGCAAGCCCGTGGTGTCCGCGGCGGTCTGCACCGCGCATCAGATGCTGCGCGCACTCGACCTCCCGGCCGTCGCCCCCGGAGCGGGCCACCTGCTGTCCGGTGCGTACGCCGATGCGCCCCTGGCCACGCCGGCGGCAAGCGCGGGATGA
- a CDS encoding GMC family oxidoreductase codes for MSAESPLAAFDYVVVGGGTAGAVVAARLTEDPDVSVCVLEAGPSDVGDDNILRLDRWMALLESGYDWDYPVEPQENGNSFMRHARAKVLGGCSSHNSCIAFWAPAEDLDEWAALGCTGWSAADCFPLYQRLETNDAPGDHHGRSGPVTIRTVPPNDPCGRALLAACAASEIPSRPFNTGKTVVRGAHWFQINSLPDGTRSSSSVAYLHPILGKRPNLEVRTGLQAKRLLFDDSGRRCTGVEYLEPDTIHSGAVTARREVIVSCGAIDSPKLLMLSGIGPAGHLWDSGVEVRVDSPGVGSNLQDHPEGVIMWEAKQPMVTASSQWWEIGIFVDTEPGLDRPDLMFHYGSVPFDLNTYRRGYPTADNAFCLTPNITRARSMGTVRLRTRDFRDKPKVDPRYFTHEHDIRVMTYGLRLAREIAARAPMADWTGPELAPGPDAKTDEELFSYIRQTHNTVYHPAGTVRMGAAADHDSPLDPQLRVKGVTGLRVADASVMPFLTTVNPCITTMMIGEKCADMIKAT; via the coding sequence ATGTCCGCTGAGAGCCCGCTGGCCGCCTTCGACTATGTGGTGGTCGGCGGCGGTACGGCCGGCGCGGTCGTCGCCGCGCGGCTGACCGAGGACCCGGACGTCAGCGTCTGCGTACTTGAGGCAGGCCCTTCGGACGTCGGCGACGACAACATCCTCCGGCTCGACCGGTGGATGGCCCTGCTGGAGTCCGGTTACGACTGGGACTACCCGGTGGAGCCGCAGGAGAACGGCAACAGCTTCATGCGGCACGCCCGAGCCAAGGTGCTCGGCGGCTGTTCCTCGCACAACTCGTGCATCGCCTTCTGGGCACCGGCCGAGGATCTGGACGAGTGGGCCGCGCTGGGCTGTACGGGGTGGAGCGCGGCGGACTGTTTCCCGCTCTACCAGCGCCTGGAGACCAATGACGCGCCCGGCGACCACCACGGCCGCTCGGGCCCGGTGACCATCCGTACCGTACCGCCGAACGACCCGTGCGGCAGAGCGCTGCTGGCGGCGTGCGCGGCGTCGGAGATCCCCAGCAGGCCGTTCAACACCGGCAAGACGGTGGTGCGCGGTGCGCACTGGTTCCAGATCAATTCGCTTCCGGACGGCACCCGTTCGTCCTCGTCGGTCGCGTATCTGCACCCGATTCTCGGCAAGCGGCCGAACCTTGAGGTACGCACGGGGCTGCAGGCCAAGCGGCTCCTGTTCGACGACAGCGGACGGCGTTGCACGGGCGTCGAGTATCTGGAGCCCGACACCATTCACAGCGGGGCGGTCACGGCGCGGCGCGAAGTCATCGTCTCGTGCGGGGCCATCGACTCTCCGAAGCTGCTGATGCTGTCCGGTATCGGACCGGCCGGGCATCTGTGGGACTCCGGCGTCGAGGTACGGGTGGACTCCCCCGGGGTCGGCTCCAACCTCCAGGACCACCCGGAGGGCGTGATCATGTGGGAGGCGAAGCAGCCCATGGTCACGGCGTCCAGCCAGTGGTGGGAAATCGGCATCTTCGTGGACACCGAACCGGGCCTCGACCGGCCGGACTTGATGTTCCACTACGGTTCGGTTCCCTTCGACCTGAACACTTACCGACGCGGCTATCCGACCGCCGACAACGCCTTCTGCCTCACGCCGAACATCACCCGGGCACGATCCATGGGCACGGTCCGGCTGCGCACCCGCGACTTCCGGGACAAGCCGAAGGTCGACCCCCGCTACTTCACGCACGAGCACGACATCCGGGTAATGACGTACGGGCTGCGGCTCGCCCGCGAGATCGCCGCACGGGCTCCGATGGCCGACTGGACCGGCCCCGAGCTCGCTCCGGGCCCGGACGCGAAGACCGACGAGGAGCTGTTCTCGTACATCCGGCAGACGCACAACACCGTCTACCACCCGGCGGGCACCGTGCGCATGGGCGCGGCGGCCGACCACGACTCGCCGCTCGATCCGCAACTGCGGGTCAAGGGCGTCACGGGACTGCGGGTGGCCGACGCGTCCGTCATGCCCTTCCTCACGACGGTCAACCCGTGCATCACCACGATGATGATCGGCGAGAAGTGCGCCGACATGATCAAGGCAACGTAG
- a CDS encoding YdeI/OmpD-associated family protein yields MDEIDGVEIIAFADAEAFASWLAEHHTRREGVWIKVAKKKSGIPTVTSDELVDIGLCYGWISGQRRSLDDQYYLQKYVPRRPKSLWSQVNVDKVAMLTATGRMREPGLAEVRRAQEDGRWARAYESQKTATVPADLAAALDANPEAKKTFEVLDRTARYQVILPLLQALTPESRQVRLERALHMLVSGEWPG; encoded by the coding sequence ATGGACGAGATCGACGGGGTGGAGATCATCGCCTTCGCGGATGCCGAGGCGTTCGCGAGCTGGCTGGCCGAGCACCACACACGCCGCGAGGGTGTGTGGATCAAGGTGGCCAAGAAGAAGTCCGGCATTCCGACGGTCACCAGCGACGAGCTGGTCGACATCGGGCTGTGCTACGGCTGGATCTCCGGGCAGCGGCGGTCACTCGACGACCAGTACTACCTGCAGAAGTACGTGCCACGTCGCCCCAAGAGCCTGTGGTCACAGGTGAATGTGGACAAGGTCGCGATGCTGACGGCCACGGGGCGCATGCGCGAGCCCGGGCTGGCCGAGGTGCGCAGGGCGCAGGAGGACGGGCGATGGGCGCGGGCCTACGAGTCCCAGAAGACGGCGACGGTACCGGCCGACCTCGCGGCGGCGCTCGATGCGAACCCTGAGGCCAAGAAGACGTTCGAGGTGCTCGACAGAACCGCCCGCTACCAGGTGATCCTGCCGTTGCTCCAGGCACTCACTCCGGAGTCCAGGCAGGTTCGGCTCGAAAGAGCGCTGCACATGCTGGTGAGCGGTGAATGGCCGGGATAA